A section of the Ruania halotolerans genome encodes:
- the rpsJ gene encoding 30S ribosomal protein S10, translated as MAGQKIRIRLKSYDHEVIDSSARKIVDTVTRAGATVVGPVPLPTEKNVFCVIRSPHKYKDSREHFEMRTHKRLIDIVDPTPKAVDSLMRLDLPADVNIEIKL; from the coding sequence ATGGCGGGACAGAAGATCCGCATCCGGCTCAAGTCCTACGACCACGAAGTCATCGACAGTTCGGCACGCAAGATCGTCGACACGGTGACACGCGCTGGTGCAACGGTCGTGGGCCCGGTGCCGCTGCCAACCGAGAAGAACGTGTTCTGCGTCATCCGTTCTCCGCACAAGTACAAGGACAGCCGTGAGCATTTCGAGATGCGGACGCACAAGCGGCTGATCGACATCGTGGACCCGACGCCGAAGGCGGTCGACTCGCTCATGCGGCTCGACCTTCCGGCTGACGTCAACATCGAGATCAAGCTCTGA